One segment of Aquimarina sp. BL5 DNA contains the following:
- a CDS encoding rRNA adenine N-6-methyltransferase family protein, protein MKDKLFEEVIDNYDALKYSLLKAQTFDESHFGFPEIYYKIMETDKQRVDAFHKAFQLNNNFKDATVCEIGVGTLPLTKLYMPFVKKAYLIENNPDLIPFINKEIAKYPWADKVEVIYADALTVDLPEKVDFVVGELMSIYCANEFQVQIFQHMRDFLKPGGKLFPNRIVNFARLCEAEIDADVHHYPVNFTRHQPMFLTQQFLVNEIELLKEKKQGVKLSFSVPVLFSGTVNALYLESYVEITEGSNFTGTDSLMPPTVLKTTNTQEVEAGDLVHIDFSFDYGSSLDDISCVLS, encoded by the coding sequence ATGAAAGACAAATTATTTGAGGAAGTAATTGATAATTACGATGCGCTAAAATACAGCCTGTTAAAAGCACAAACGTTTGATGAATCACATTTTGGTTTTCCTGAAATCTACTATAAGATTATGGAAACCGATAAGCAACGTGTGGATGCTTTTCATAAAGCATTTCAACTTAATAATAATTTTAAAGATGCTACCGTTTGTGAAATTGGTGTAGGAACGCTTCCACTTACCAAATTATACATGCCTTTTGTAAAAAAAGCGTATTTAATTGAAAACAATCCAGATCTGATTCCTTTTATTAATAAAGAGATTGCTAAATACCCTTGGGCAGATAAAGTAGAGGTCATCTATGCCGATGCATTAACGGTTGATCTACCAGAAAAAGTAGACTTCGTCGTAGGAGAGTTAATGAGTATCTATTGTGCTAATGAGTTTCAGGTACAGATTTTTCAACATATGCGGGATTTTTTAAAACCTGGAGGAAAACTATTTCCTAATCGTATTGTAAATTTTGCGAGGCTTTGTGAGGCAGAAATTGATGCAGATGTTCATCATTATCCAGTTAATTTTACCAGACATCAACCAATGTTTTTAACTCAGCAATTTCTTGTTAATGAAATAGAATTATTAAAAGAAAAGAAACAAGGTGTAAAACTTAGCTTTTCGGTTCCGGTTCTCTTCTCAGGAACAGTGAATGCTTTATATCTAGAGTCTTATGTGGAAATTACGGAAGGATCTAATTTTACTGGTACGGATAGTTTAATGCCACCAACAGTACTAAAAACTACCAATACACAAGAAGTAGAAGCTGGAGATTTGGTACATATTGATTTTAGTTTTGATTATGGTTCTTCTTTAGATGACATTAGTTGTGTATTGTCTTAA
- a CDS encoding cytochrome-c peroxidase: MKKIHFFVMISVLFSCDKDDYISLPEMDQNQQFISKTYSGEPTELDIKLLAKLDSVSDGAGVSFFMLPDNDDYNSIPQDPLNPITAEKVELGKLLFHETATGGNPKTSSNLFSYSCASCHHAAAGFSAGIRQGIGEGGVGFGTSGESRVFNNIIPTNDIDIQPIRSPTILNVAYQDVMLWNGQFGGTGTNEGTEANWTNIPENALGFQGVEVQALKGQDVHRLLIDKKFAKNFNYKKLFNKAFRDIPKEDRYTRETAGLAIAAYERTVLPNQSPWQQWLQGDFGALTNKEKKGARMFFGKAKCFKCHTGPALNDKKFHALGMGDFDDSGSALVIDDTNFPNVKRGRGGFTNKPRDYYKFKTPTLYNLIDNGVFGHGGTFTSVRDVVEYKLNGIPENIEVPEERLANQFTNVQNLTENQITNLVLFIENGLRDPNLMRYVPDHVNSENCIPNNDTQSRIDLGCY; the protein is encoded by the coding sequence ATGAAAAAAATACACTTTTTTGTTATGATTTCCGTGCTGTTCTCCTGCGATAAAGATGATTACATATCATTACCTGAAATGGATCAAAATCAACAATTTATTTCAAAAACGTATTCAGGAGAACCTACAGAATTAGATATAAAACTATTAGCAAAGCTAGATAGTGTAAGTGACGGAGCAGGAGTTTCTTTTTTTATGTTGCCAGATAACGATGATTACAATAGTATTCCTCAGGATCCCTTAAATCCAATTACGGCAGAAAAGGTGGAACTAGGGAAATTACTTTTTCATGAAACTGCTACTGGAGGAAACCCCAAAACGTCATCCAATTTATTTTCGTATTCCTGCGCCTCTTGTCACCACGCTGCTGCCGGATTTAGCGCTGGTATTAGACAAGGTATTGGAGAAGGTGGTGTAGGGTTTGGCACCTCAGGCGAAAGCAGAGTTTTTAATAATATTATCCCAACAAATGATATTGATATACAACCCATTCGCTCTCCTACCATATTAAATGTTGCTTATCAGGATGTAATGCTTTGGAATGGACAATTTGGAGGTACAGGAACTAACGAAGGAACAGAAGCCAATTGGACTAACATTCCAGAAAATGCTTTAGGTTTTCAAGGAGTAGAAGTACAGGCTTTAAAAGGGCAAGATGTGCATCGATTATTAATTGATAAAAAGTTTGCAAAGAATTTCAACTATAAAAAACTGTTTAACAAAGCATTTCGGGATATCCCAAAAGAAGACAGATATACTAGAGAAACAGCAGGTTTAGCCATTGCGGCATATGAAAGGACTGTATTGCCTAATCAATCACCCTGGCAGCAATGGCTGCAAGGAGATTTCGGCGCCCTAACGAATAAAGAAAAAAAAGGAGCCAGAATGTTTTTTGGCAAGGCTAAATGTTTTAAGTGTCACACAGGGCCTGCCTTAAATGACAAAAAATTCCATGCCTTAGGGATGGGAGATTTCGATGATTCTGGTAGTGCTTTAGTTATAGATGACACCAATTTTCCAAATGTTAAAAGAGGAAGAGGAGGGTTTACTAATAAACCTAGAGATTACTATAAATTTAAAACACCTACATTATATAATCTTATAGATAATGGAGTTTTTGGACACGGAGGAACATTTACTTCTGTAAGAGATGTAGTTGAGTATAAACTCAATGGAATTCCTGAAAACATTGAAGTACCAGAAGAAAGATTAGCCAACCAATTTACAAATGTTCAGAATCTTACTGAAAACCAAATAACTAACTTAGTATTGTTTATTGAAAATGGATTAAGAGATCCTAATCTAATGAGGTATGTTCCCGATCACGTTAATTCAGAAAACTGTATTCCTAATAACGATACACAATCAAGAATAGATCTAGGATGTTATTAA